The following are from one region of the Nymphaea colorata isolate Beijing-Zhang1983 chromosome 7, ASM883128v2, whole genome shotgun sequence genome:
- the LOC116257623 gene encoding auxin-responsive protein SAUR36-like, whose amino-acid sequence MERVPASKAKTKKLGMLLRGLGRSSSTSPSPPGSPKWARSEEEEEGGRGRSKRRVAPEGCFSVYVGPERKRFVVKTEHANHPLFRMLLEEAESEYGFCSEGPIALPCDVDLFLRVLWEMDADEAVPRGRGCAFPTRKGGGIGGYQLLSPSRFRVG is encoded by the coding sequence ATGGAGAGGGTACCTGCGAGCAAGGCTAAGACGAAGAAGCTTGGCATGCTGCTGAGGGGCCTAGGCCGAAGCAGCAGCACGAGCCCCTCGCCGCCAGGGAGCCCGAAGTGGGCTCGgtcggaggaggaggaggaaggcgGCCGGGGACGGAGCAAGAGGCGGGTGGCGCCGGAAGGGTGCTTCTCCGTGTACGTGGGGCCGGAGAGGAAGCGGTTCGTGGTGAAGACAGAGCACGCGAACCACCCGCTGTTCAGGATGCTGCTGGAGGAGGCCGAGTCGGAGTACGGGTTCTGCAGCGAGGGGCCGATCGCCCTCCCCTGCGACGTCGACCTCTTCCTCCGCGTCCTCTGGGAGATGGACGCCGACGAGGCTGTGCCCCGCGGCCGCGGCTGCGCGTTCCCCACCAGGAAGGGCGGCGGCATCGGCGGCTACCAGCTCCTCAGCCCCTCCCGCTTCCGAGTCGGATGA
- the LOC116257624 gene encoding auxin-responsive protein SAUR36-like: MERVPASKAKTKKLGMLLRGLGRSSSTSPSPPGSPKWARSEEEEEGGRGRSKRRVAPEGCFSVYVGPERKRFVVKTEHANHPLFRMLLEEAESEYGFCSEGPIALPCDVDLFLRVLWEMDADEAVPRGRGCAFPTRKGGGIGGYQLLSPSRFRVG, translated from the coding sequence ATGGAGAGGGTACCTGCGAGCAAGGCTAAGACGAAGAAGCTTGGCATGCTGCTGAGGGGCCTAGGCCGAAGCAGCAGCACGAGCCCCTCGCCGCCAGGGAGCCCGAAGTGGGCTCGgtcggaggaggaggaggaaggcgGCCGGGGACGGAGCAAGAGGCGGGTGGCGCCGGAAGGGTGCTTCTCCGTGTACGTGGGGCCGGAGAGGAAACGGTTTGTGGTGAAGACAGAGCACGCGAACCACCCGCTGTTCAGGATGCTGCTGGAGGAGGCCGAGTCGGAGTACGGGTTCTGCAGCGAGGGGCCGATCGCCCTCCCCTGCGACGTCGACCTCTTCCTCCGTGTCCTCTGGGAGATGGACGCCGACGAGGCTGTGCCCCGCGGCCGCGGCTGCGCGTTCCCCACCAGGAAGGGCGGCGGTATCGGCGGCTACCAGCTCCTCAGCCCCTCCCGCTTCCGAGTCGGATGA